Proteins from a genomic interval of Rhodococcoides fascians A25f:
- the ilvD gene encoding dihydroxy-acid dehydratase, whose protein sequence is MPPLRSRVTTVGRNAAGARSLWRATGMTDSDFGKPIVAIANSYTQFVPGHVHLKNVGEIVADAVRAAGGVPREFHTIAVDDGIAMGHGGMLYSLPSREIIADSVEYMANAHTADALVCISNCDKITPGMLNAAMRLNIPAVFVSGGPMEAGKAVVVGGVAQAPTDLITAISASANDAVSEEGLDEVERSACPTCGSCSGMFTANSMNCLTEALGLALPGNGSTLATHQARRALFTRAGTTIVDAALKYYRDEDESVLPRNIATPAAFRNAMALDVAMGGSTNTVLHTLAAAQEGEVDFDLETIDAISRKVPCLAKVSPNSDYHMEDVHRAGGIPALLGELRRANLLETDVSTVHTKSFDEWLDTWDIRSGKASDEAVELFHAAPGGVRTVEPFSTNNRWSSLDTDAAGGCIRDLEHAYTVEGGLVVLRGNIAVDGAILKTAGIDEDLFAFQGPALVVESQEEAVSAILQKKIQPGDVLVVRYEGPKGGPGMQEMLHPTAFLKGAGLGKVCALITDGRFSGGTSGLSIGHISPEAAAGGVIGLVENGDQVRIDVASRTLEILVDDETLETRRAKMLTSERPWQPVDRQRTVTTALRAYAALATSADKGAVRYVP, encoded by the coding sequence ATCGCGAACTCGTACACCCAGTTCGTCCCGGGCCACGTGCACCTGAAGAACGTGGGCGAGATCGTCGCCGACGCCGTCCGCGCGGCCGGCGGCGTTCCCCGTGAATTCCACACGATCGCCGTCGACGACGGCATCGCCATGGGCCACGGCGGCATGCTGTACTCGCTGCCCAGCCGCGAGATCATCGCCGATTCCGTCGAGTACATGGCCAACGCGCACACCGCCGACGCGCTGGTCTGCATCTCCAACTGCGACAAGATCACTCCCGGCATGCTCAATGCCGCGATGCGCCTGAACATCCCGGCCGTCTTCGTCTCGGGCGGACCGATGGAGGCGGGCAAGGCCGTCGTCGTCGGCGGCGTCGCACAGGCACCGACCGACCTGATCACCGCGATCTCCGCCAGCGCGAACGACGCTGTGTCCGAGGAAGGTCTCGACGAGGTCGAGCGCAGTGCCTGCCCCACGTGTGGATCCTGCTCGGGAATGTTCACTGCGAACTCGATGAACTGTCTCACCGAGGCACTCGGACTCGCACTGCCGGGAAACGGTTCGACTCTGGCTACTCATCAGGCCCGCCGCGCCCTGTTCACGCGAGCCGGCACCACGATCGTCGACGCCGCATTGAAGTACTACCGCGACGAGGACGAGTCCGTTCTCCCTCGCAACATCGCCACCCCGGCCGCGTTTCGCAACGCCATGGCACTCGATGTGGCGATGGGCGGATCGACCAACACGGTGCTGCACACCCTCGCTGCCGCGCAGGAAGGTGAGGTCGACTTCGACCTCGAGACCATCGACGCCATCAGCCGCAAGGTCCCGTGCCTGGCAAAGGTCTCCCCCAACTCCGATTACCACATGGAGGACGTACACCGCGCCGGCGGAATTCCGGCTCTCCTCGGCGAACTGCGTCGCGCGAACCTGCTCGAAACCGACGTCTCGACCGTGCACACGAAGAGCTTCGACGAGTGGCTCGACACCTGGGACATCCGATCAGGAAAGGCGTCCGACGAAGCGGTCGAGTTGTTCCATGCTGCGCCCGGTGGCGTCCGCACCGTCGAGCCGTTCTCCACGAACAACCGCTGGTCGTCTCTCGACACCGACGCCGCAGGCGGCTGCATCCGCGATCTCGAGCACGCGTACACGGTCGAAGGTGGCCTGGTGGTGCTCCGCGGCAACATCGCGGTCGACGGTGCCATCCTCAAGACCGCCGGCATCGACGAGGACCTGTTCGCCTTCCAGGGCCCGGCCCTGGTCGTCGAATCGCAGGAAGAGGCCGTCTCCGCCATTCTGCAGAAGAAGATCCAACCCGGCGACGTGCTGGTCGTTCGCTACGAGGGACCCAAGGGCGGCCCGGGCATGCAGGAGATGCTGCACCCGACGGCGTTTCTGAAGGGTGCCGGTCTGGGCAAGGTCTGCGCGCTGATCACCGACGGCCGCTTCTCCGGCGGAACCTCGGGCCTGTCCATCGGGCACATCTCGCCCGAGGCCGCGGCCGGCGGAGTCATCGGGCTCGTCGAGAACGGTGACCAGGTTCGGATCGACGTCGCCTCCCGCACCCTCGAAATTCTGGTGGACGACGAGACCCTCGAGACGCGCCGAGCGAAGATGCTCACGTCCGAGCGTCCGTGGCAGCCGGTGGACCGCCAGCGCACGGTCACGACCGCCCTGCGCGCGTACGCGGCTTTGGCGACGTCGGCCGACAAGGGTGCCGTCCGCTACGTGCCCTGA